DNA sequence from the Heterodontus francisci isolate sHetFra1 chromosome 22, sHetFra1.hap1, whole genome shotgun sequence genome:
tcaagttagtaagacatgaccttcccttaacaaatccatgccgactgtccctgattaatccgtgtctttctaagtggcagtttatcctgtccctcagaattgattctgataagttacccaccaccgaggtcagactgactggcctacaattatttggcctatccctcgcaccctttttaaacaatggtacagcgtTCACAGACCCCCAATCATCTGGTACCCCGCCTGTCtcttagtgaggatttgaagatgatcctcagagcatccgctatttcctccctagcctcctttaacaacctgggatgcaatccatccggccctggtgatttatccactttcaaggatgttagaccctctagtgcttcctctctcattatgcttatagtatctaatatttcacactcctcctcgctaactacaatgtctgcattaaccccctcctttgtgaagaagggttgagggatatggtgggtaggtggggttgagggatatgggattGATCTATGAAAAGGGATGAGCTTGTTGGGTCTAATGGCCTTTTTCGTGTTCCTGGGCATTCTTTTGTTTTTATATGTCATACAGGtgagaaaaataaattaaaaaggtGTGAGGTCAACTGATAATTTACCCCAGCCAATCACTGGATGGGGAATCACAGACCTGAGAATCAATCCTCACCAAAATGAGTTTGAAAGGTGCTGATGTAGGCAATAATCCTGCTGACTATGCAGCTGTTTGATAAACCTCATTAGAAATGTGGTTTAGCCTTATTTACATCTCCATTTCCTTTCTGGTGCTGTTTAAGAAACAGAAACCGTGTGACCCACAAACTGGTTTGATGAAGAGTGTTGTGTACAGCAGAAAAATCTTTTCTCGTGCTGATTTAAGATACAACATTCACTCAGGGATAACTTGCTACTTATTTGTGTTGTTTTGTACCAATCTGACATGTTAGTTCAGTGTGATTTAGAAATCTCCACAGGAAACCAGAGGTGCATTCATGGGATGTCTATCTAAAATCATcggagccatgctgcagtcacaaaGTTATTTAACTTCATTCATAATCCTGCTCCTTGGGCACCTGCAGGGAGGTAAGTATGAATGTTACAGTACATCGAGGAAGTTGATCATCTCTGTCTTGTTCAGTGATATCATTACAGAACTGGGAAGAAATGATAGTGTGTGGTGGAGGAGGTAGGTTTTTAAATTTATAAAGGGTATCGCCAAAAGCAGTCCAGATAAACCCTTCTCTTTTGCCAAGTGCTTAAATCTCAGGGTAAGTCAGGAAGTTAGCAGTGAGAATAACTTTTTCTCCCAAAGGATAATTGAGCTGTGAAATAAGTTAGCAGGGATAGATATTGATGTGCACAGCGGAAATGGGTCAAGACACAATTGAAACACCAAGGTGCCTGACTAGGAGAAAAAAGACTTacgcagtgagttgtgatctggagtgcactgcctgaaaaggttttaaaaacagattcaataataactttcaaaagggaatttgataaatacatgaagggagAACATTTTCAGGACGGTGGGGAAAGAGCACTGGGGGAGTGGGACCCCATTGAATCGCTCTTtcaaagctggcacaggcacaatgggtggaATTGGTAATGACCacagtgagaccattaacattaaaacatgagatatgaactctccagaccaatttaaagaattacaccacaagatttcattttttaagacttttattataacaattaaactaaaagaaatccccattaactaaatgctACTTTCTAAGTAGCTGAtactccaaattacagagaaaggtattttcttcacttattaaaacacttgaaaacctcgaaCCACAATTAAACATTACACAATCCTCCTAGCTGCAAAATCTTTGCAttcaaaagtcccaaactcctcccagttggatctcccagacctttctcaaagtcaatgtcttcTTTGCTCACCTTTTCCGAACACTTTTGACCTGGATTTCTGTGAATGAGGTGATctgtggtgatcctgttggtcttttacttctctaCAAGCCTCAACTTTCAGaataggttcaagtcttcacagcctatcGCTTTTTTCTGAGAGAgggtattctctctctctctcttctctgaggctgccactgctggtcttcttCTGGTCTTCCTTACAGCTTGCCTGCCTTTTGAAAATCCGTTGAATTTATCCGGACAAAGACAATAGCCAATTGTCTTTTCCAATATGTAAAGTCCACAAGTCTGACTGCAGCAGAACCACCTGGGCGTTCCACTGTTTCCAGGTGTAGCAACTGCAATTTGCAGTTACATTTTCAGAACTACTGACTCTTTGTTtacaatctgaaagtctgggagcgtgaaacccattgttctttaggtgttacacccctgcagtctctgcttttcaaaaaaggtctttgatctgggttctttgttgttctggtaaccaagatccctgtcttgtATTTAAGCAGGTAGATCTGTGAGCTAacaccatatacccgcctttgccctatatcccttaataactttggttaacaaaaatccaaaTAGACAAAACTCCAGCATACAAGCAGAAAGAAGCTTTCAGTGCTTAGCTGATGAGCTGTACAGTTTTTCCTGGAAAAAGTCCAGGTGTAACCCTGCGCACACTTGGGGTCCTGAATCCTTTGGTTTTCCAACCTACACTTCTGTTCTCTGGATGGGTAACTGGGGGTGGGTGTCCCTCTGGAGCAAGTTACTGTACACCATGTGGGTCAAACAGAAACTATGTTGTGGATTTCTCATGAGCTAGGTTCGTAAACTCTGATGTATGGAGATAGACTCCCACATGTATCAGATATCCAGCTAAACAAAAGCATTCCTGAGGTGAAAGGCTAGTGTCTGGAACAATCACATCACCCAGGCCCTGAAAAAAACAGCTTTCTGTTATTTTAATATATGTTTTAATTCCCTTTCAGCATCTGCACAAACAAAACTAGTGACTGGATTTCTGCATCAACCCATCTGTCTTGCAGTGGAGGGGAATAGGAATGAGTCAAGCCTGGTACAAACCATCAGCTGGCACAGAGGGATCCAGTCGATCGTCCAATACCAAAACACAGCACACTCAACAGTAAAGATCTTTCCCAAGTACGAGGGACGTATAACCTATATCGCAGAAAACAACTCACTGCTCATCCACCAACTGAGCCTCCTGGATGAGAGCACGTACATGATAACCACAACACTTAATTCTGGGCTGGAAATTCATAAGTTCATCAACCTGACAGTGCTGGGTCAGTTTATAACATTTTTGTAAGCAATTTTAGTTCATTAAAGCTTAGAGAGGTAATTTTAGTATCAATATTTCACACGCACAGACAAAATATAACATGAGTCAAAGCTCTCTATATGGGATATTGCAACTCATATTTTACCTTGGAACAGCAAGCCCCAGGCAACCATTGATTCCTTCCATAAGAAGGTTAATTTTGTACCATCATTTTGTGGTGCCTTTTGACCCAGAAAACCTTTATTAAAACAAAATTCTGTCACTCAGAATCCTTGTAGTTGGTGAAAGGGGTGTTGCCCTGCTCGAGTGCACCTCTCAGTAAAGTTGCAACACACTGCACCACCCTGTAACGGGACAGGGGTCTGTGACTCTCTACCCAGTAATGCGATGGGGACTGTGTCTATGACTTTCAGTCAGGGTCACCGGTCGAGATCAGGAGAAGGTACCACCCAGCGGTACTGAGGCCAACTGCAAAGCCCCAACTGCTACCAGCTGAGGTCAGTATTGAAATCTGAGCCTTTCCTTGTCTATGTGGTTCAATAATGAAGCAGTTAGTGCCTTTAACACTGCCTCCATTTCCAGGGTGCTGGTGGACTCTGCCTCACATGGACTGTCCTTATTTAGTTCCAGTTTCAGAGCCCAGCATTACAGTGCAAACAGAAGACGCTCCCTACCCAAAGCTGACCATGAACTGCACAGTCAAGAGCGGTTCCAACCCCCAGTTCTCCTGGATGAAAGACGATCAAATCCTCCCGGTTGACCAACAATTCCAGCTGTCGACTGACCGTCGTAGTTTGGGAGTATCCAACCTGACCAGCTCGGACTGTGGCACTTACAGTTGCATCATCCAAAACCCTGTCAACAGGGTTGAGGCACAACAGCTGATCACAGGTAAGGATAAGGAAAGAAACAATTTGTATTTACATAACGCCTTATacaccctcaggacatcccaaagcactttacagctaatgaagtacttttggaagtgtagttactgttgtaatataggaaatgtggcaaccaatttgcgtaCGGTAAGCTCCTACAAAggacaatgtgataatggccagataattggttttagtgatgttgactaagggataaattttggccaggacactggggagaactcctcttcaaaatagtgccgtgggatcttttacgccacctgagagggcagatagggcctctgtttaatgtttaTCCAATAAACAGCCtcatcgacagtgcagcgcttcctcagtattgcattgggagtgtcagcctagatcatggGCTTAAACCTCTGGTAAACTCTTTGCACAAATGAAACATAAAAACTCCCTGGCGGATCATTGTTTCACTGCATCAGCTGCGGTTAGTTATTCTCTGCCAGGATTATCGGTGGGGTCACTTACCATTTGTGTCCCTGAGCTGGGCAGTGCAAAAAAAGCCTCTAACTATCTATGAATATAGAAAGTGGATTGTATTGTGTCTAAATCTGCATGGAGCTCAAGGCTGTTTCATTGGGTACATTTCCCAGTCCAAGCCCTGTGCTGTGGGACTGTATCCTGAATGGGGAGTCATATCTTGAGGAGGGGAGAAAAAAAGACagaatgtatttttttaaaaaggaagaagATAAATGCCAGAATTTGTGAATGGGAGCGATTTGTATTTTTGTTTGTTTCATGTTTCCCCAGATGACCATTTCCAGGACTGTGTGCGTCTACCCACCGTGGGACCAGAGCAACATCTCGGCACCACTGTAGCCATGTTCTGTGTGGTCGGTTTCCTTGTGGTTTTCCTTGTGGTTTTCCTTGCAATCAAAAAATACAAAGAAAGGCAAAGGGGTAAGGTGTTTAAATATCCAGAATCTGTCAGTGAGAGTCACCCAGAGATTTGGGACTGCAGGGGATGcctgtgttgtggctgtactggaatagcttagcAAACGGTGTGGCTAGTACtgaagcacaagccttcagtactacagctggttgtcagggcccatagcctttgctgtatccagtgccttcagacatttcttgatattacatggactGAATCGAattatctgaagactggcatctatgatggtggggacctcaggaggaggctgagatggatcatccacttggcacttctggctgaagatggttgcaaatgcctgGTGCAGCCCTGGCATACTCTCCTACATgcctcattgatccagggttggtctcccgccttgatggtaatggtagaatgagggatatgccggtccatgaggttacagattgtggtggaatacaattctgctgctgctgatggcccacagcacctcatggatgcccagttttgagctgctaaatctgttctgagtctatcccatttagcctggtggtagtgccacacaacacgatggagggcctCTCAATGTGGAGGTAGGACCTGTGTAGTGGTCAgtccttccaatactgtcatggacagatgcatctgtgacaggtggaTTTGTGAGGAtgcatcaagtaggtttttccctcttgttggttacctcaccacctgccgcagatccagtctggcagctatgtcctttaggcctcAGCCAGatcagtcagcagtggtgctatggagccactcttggtgatgaacattgaagtcccccacccagagtacattctgtcttGCAGATGCAGCCTGGAAATTCCAGGAAGGTTTCCAGGTTTCGAGCTCTGGTCGATGCTGGTAACTGACTGCAATTTCCACAAAGCCACTCGGTCGAGGAGGAGAAATCAGTCCTATGAGTCTTGCTGGAAAATGCGTGTGTGGCATTGTGAGGGTGAGATTCTGACAATGTGCTACCACCATAGTGGAATAGGCTGCCAAGGTTCACTGTTAGACTCACACATGAAGTTTGGTAAATTGGGAGCACAGCAGGAGGGAAGACAAGTGGAAAAAAATCCAATGACTAAAACCTGTCGGTTACAAGCAGTCATGATCCTTGAGGCTTAAACCACAACATTCTCACATTCTCAGAGAAACATATAGCAGTGAACACTCAGGACTACCTGTGCCTCCATTCTCGCCCAAATCTTGTAAAGGGAATACTTTAAAAATAGGTGCAATGTAATTACTGTATCTCCTTGTACTCACTTTATCATTCGCTCACGCTTCTTTCAAATTTTCCACTTGCTGCCTAGCCACTGATATTTGCAACTCAAGCACAGCATCACCTGACCACTATTTGCCAAATAATTTCCTAAGAGTCTTGTCTTTTCAGCCTTGCCAGTGTcctttcattcatgagatgtgggtttcACTGGCTAAGCTAACCTTGATTGCCCTTCCCTAGTAccctttaactgagtggcttgctgggtaaCTGCAGacagcagttaagaatcaactgcattgttggagtcacatgtaggccagactaggtaatgttggcagatttccttctcttatGGGCATTATTGAACCGGATGGGCTTTTTtgacaatctggtaatttcatcaacaccattactgatattagctttttattccggATGTATTTAattactgaatttaaattccccagatgcTATAGttagatttgaactcatatctccaaaTCATTAATTCAGGCCTCTGAATCacttgtccagtaacataaccactatgcgatCATTCCTCGTGTGAGACTGGGCACTTGCCCTGGTGTCCTGCCCTGTAGGACTGGATCATTAGAATGTGTCACCTTTCAGTTTATGATATTGATTTTCATGCTCTATTTCTGCCCAGGTTTGCGGCTCAGGGAGCAGCTTAACGGGGAAGAAGATTTATTCAGAGGTAAAGAATTTGCTTTCAATTTTTTTTGCAGAATCTTGCTGTAGTTTCTCTAATGGTGAAAATGTGTATTTTCTTCAGGCGGTATCTGCAGGAGTATGCACGGATACAGAGCATGCAAGGATACACCCCGTGTATCGGCACATTTCAAACTGGGTGTAGTGTCACACacttcatagaatcacagagttatacagcacagaaacaggcccttcagcccatcgcgtctgtgtcggccatcaagcacctaactattctaatcccattttccagcacttggcccgtagccttgtatgctatggcgtttcaagtgctcatctaaatacttcttaaattttgtgagggttcctgcctctaccacctcttcaggcagtgtgctccagattccaaccaccctctgggtgaaaagatttttcctcaaatcccctctaaaccccctgctccttacattaaatctatgccccctggttattgactcctccgctaagggaaaaagtttcttcctatctaccctatcaatacccctcataattttgtctacctcaatcatgtcccccttcagccttctctgctccaaggaaaacaaccctagctttttcagtctctcttcatagctgaaatgctccagcccaagcaacatcctggtgaatctcctctgcatcctctccagtgcaatcacatccttcctatagtatggtgccaagaactgtacacagttctccagctgtggcctaactagcattttatacatctccatcataacctccctgctcttatattctatgcctcggctaataaaggcaagtatcccatgtgccttcctaaccacctcatctacctgtgctgctgccttcagtgatctatggtcaagtacaccaaggtccctctgaccctctgtacttcttagggtcctaccatccattgtatattcccttgcctcgttagtcctcccaaaatacatcacctcacacttctcaggatcaaattccatttgccactgctccgcccatcgtaCCAGCCATCTATTTCATCCtgtgatctaaggctttcctcctcactatttacgacaccaccaatttttgtgtcatctgcgaacttactgatcatacctcctatctctttggcctccttatctggaggtggtcagtggtttgtgaagcagcgcctggagtggctataaaggccaattctagagtgacaggctcttccacaggtgctgcagataaaattggttttcggggctgttacacagttggctctcccctcgcgcttctgtcttttttcctgctaacagctaagtctcttcgactcaccgccctttagtcccacctttatggttgtccgccagctctggcgatcgctggcaactgactcccgcgacttgtggtcaatgtcacaggacttcatgtcgcgtttgcagatgtctttaaagcggagacatggatggctggtggttcTGATACGAGTgataagctcgctgtacaatgcgtccttggggatcttgccatcttccatgcggctcacatggccaagccatctcaagcactgctggcttagtagggtgtttttgctggggatgttggctgcctcgaggacttcaacgtagaagtccttgaggtggccaacatacctcctatattgacgtctaaatcattaatgtacactacaaacagcaagggtcccagcaccgatccctgtggtataccactggtcacaggcttccacttgcaaaaacaaccctcgaccatcaccctctgcctcctgccactaagccaattttggatctaatttgccaaattgccctggatcccatgggctcttaccttcttaaccaatctcccatgcgggaccttataaaaagccttactgaagtccatgtacactacatcaactgctttaccctcatctacacatctagtcacctcctcgaaaaattcaatcaagttagtaagacatgatctccccctgacaaagccatgctgactatccctgattaatccctgcctctccaagtggagattaatcctgtccctcagaattttttccaatagtttcccaaccactgatgttagactcaccggcctgtaattacctggtttatccctgctacccttcttgaataatggtaccacattcactgtcctccaatcctctggtacctctcctgtggctggAGAGGATGGGGTATTTCTGTTAATAGGGCTGGGGCAGTGTCTGATGCCCAGCCTGGGAGGGGATTATGTTGGGTTGCTGTACTTGTGGGGCCTCTGAATATGTAGTGGTGCAATGCAATTTCTCTCTCATTTCAGTGTCTCCCAGTCAAGCAGCTGACCTAAGGTTTCTGGGCAACACTGTGGTTTGAAATTTGATTTCCTGCTGCCCTTTCAGATACCAACTCTCTACAGCTCAATTTAACTGTGCTGGCTATAAGATGGTGCTCAACACAAAACTGTAACACATCAGGATAGTTTTTTATGGGACCCTTGATTTTGCCTCACTCAGAGCTCCATTTTTTTGTTTCAGCTTCTTTGTCCAAAGGGAGCAGCATGAgagatttgattttgatttagagatacagcactgaaacaggcccttcggcccaccgagtctgtgccgaccattaaccacccatttatactaatcctacactaatcccatattcctaccaaacatccccacctgtccctatatttccctaccacctacctatactagtgacaatttataatggccaattaacctatcaacctgcaagtcttttggctgtgggaggaaaccggagcacccggaggaaacccacgcagacacagggagaacttgcaaactccacacaggcagtatccagaatcgaacccgggtccctggagctgtgaggctgcggtgctaaccactgcaccactgtgccgcccttgctccCATTTGCTGCCAATTACCCCGGTAACTGGTTGTTGGGATCACCCTGGTTTGCTCATCCCTTCTTATcacaccccaccactcccccactgccccctgtctcttcctGGGCTGGGACATCTAACACCTCCCTCCATTCCACAAAAATGAACAGAAgatttacatttctatagcaccttttacaatctCAGGGCGTCCCAAggtgatttacagccaattaagtactttttgaagtatagtctctattgtaatataggaaacatagcagccaaattgcacacagcaagctcccacaaacagtaatgtgatattaACCAGATaagtgttttttgtgatgttggttaagggataaatatttaccaggacatcagagagaactcccctgctcttctttgaatagtgctgtgggatcttttatagtaacctgagaggacagacagggcattGGTTTAATGTCCCATGTTAAAgatagaccctccaacagtgcagcagtcgctcagtactgacctctgccagtgcagcagtccctcaatactgcactgggcaTGTCAGTCTGGAttctgtgctcaaatctctggagtgggacctaaacctacaaccttctgcttcagaggcaagagtgcgaccCACTGGCACTTTTTGACTCAAGTTTGGGAGCTGAGGAGAATGAGACTCAAACCTGTATGATGTTTTAGTAATTCTGTTTTTCCTGTGGAAAGGTTACACAATTTCCAATTATGAAGGAAAGTTAATGTGCTCCCTTCTCTTGCAGAAGACAAGGTCCAAAATGAACAAAGCCAAACTAATGTGAGTAGGAATAAACCAGTGTTGCATAGAGGAAATTTACAAAACTTTCCAGTGGAGATAAACCTACATGTTTGTGTACTGAACAAAAGCTCAATGGGCGTTTACAAATCAATGCTGGGTGTTTAAATCAGCACTGGGTGTTTAAATCAGCACTGGGTGGTTAACTCAGCACTGGGTGTTTAACTCAGCACTGGGTGGTTAACTGAGCACTGGGTGTGTAAATCAGCGCTGGGTGTTTAACACAGCACTGGGTGGTTAACTGAGCACTGGGTGTGTAAATCAGCGCTGGGTGTTTAACTCAGCACTGGGTGTTTAAATCAGCACTGGGTGTTTAACTCAGCACTGGGTGGTTAACTGAGCACTGGATGTGTAAATCAGCGCTGGGTGTTTAACTCAGCACTGGGTGTTTAAATCAGCACTGGGTGTTTAACTGAGCAATGGGTGTGTAAATCAGCACTGGGTGTTTAACTGAGCACTGTGTGTATATCGGCGCTGGGTGTTTAAATCAGCGCTGGGTGTCTAAATCAGCACGGGGTGTCTAAATCAGCACTGGGTGTTTAACTCAGCACTGGGTGTTTAACTCAGCACTGGGTGTTTATAAATCAGAACTGGGTGTTTATAAAGCAGCACTGGGTGTCTAAATCAGCACTGGGTGTCTAAATCAGCACTGGGTGTTTAACTCAGCACTGGGTGTTTAAATCAGCACTGGGTGTTTATAAATCAGCACTGGGTGTTTATAAATCAGCACTGGGTGTTTAACTGAGCACTGGGTGTTTAAATCAGCACTGGATCTTTATAAATCAGCGCTGGGTGTTTAACTCAGCGCTGGGTGGTTAACTCAGCGCTGGGTGTTTAACTCAGCGCTGGGTGTTTAACTCAGCACTGGGTGTTTAAATCAGCACTGGGTGTTTAACTCAGCACTGGGTGTTTAAATCAGCACTTGGTGTTTAAATCAGCACTGGGTGTTTATAAATCAGCACTGGATATTTATAAATCAGCACTGGGTGTTTATAAAACAGCACTGGGTGTTTATAAATCAGCACTGGGTGTTTATAAATCAGCACTGGGTGTTCAAATCAGCACTGGGTGTTTACATCAGCACTGGGTGTTTACATCAGCACTGGGGGTTTAAATCAGCACTGGGGGTTTAAATCAGCACTGAGGGTTTATAAATCAGTGCTGGGTGTGTATAAATCAGCACTGGGTGTTTATAAATCAGCACTGGATATTTATAAATCAGCACTGGGTGTTTATAAAACAGCACTGGGTGTTTATAAAACAGCACTGGGTGTTCAAGTCAGCACTGGATATTTATAAATCAGCACTGGGTGTTTATAAAACAGCACTGGGGGTTTAAATCAGCACTGGATTTTTATAATTCAGCACTGGGTGTTTATAAATCAGCACTGGGTGTTTAAATCAGTGCTGGGTGTTTATAAATCTGCACTGGGTGTTTAAATCTGCACGGGGGTTTAAATCAGCACTGGGTGTTTATAAATCAGCACTGGGTGTTTATAAAACAGCACTGGGGGTTTAAATCAGCACTGGGTGTTTATAAATCAGCACTGGGTGTTTAAATCAGTGCTGGGTGTTTATAAATCTGCACTGGGTGTTTATAAATCTGCACTGGGTGTTTAAATCTGCACGGGGGTTTAAATCAGCACTGGGTGTTTATAAATCAGCAATGGGTGTTTAAATCAGTGCTGGGTGTTTATAAATCAGCGCTGGGTGTTTACATCTGCACTGGGTGTTTAAATCTGCACGGGGGTTTAAATCAGCACTGGGTGTTTACAAATCAGCACTGGGTGTTTAAATCAGTGCTGGGTGTTTATAAATCAGCAATGGGTGTTTAAATCAGTGCTGGGTGTTTAAATCAGCACTGGGGTTTAAATCAGCACTGGGTGTTTATAAATCAGCACTGGGGTTTAAGTCAGCACTGGGTGTTTATAAATCAGCACTGGGTGTTTATAAATCAGTGCTGGGTGTTTATAAATCAGCGCTGGGTGTTTACATCTGCACTGGGTGTTTAAATCTGCACGGGGGTTTAAATCAGCACTGGGTGTTTACAAATCAGCACTGGGTGTTTAAATCAGTGCTGGGTGTTTATAAATCAGCAATGGGTGTTTAAATCAGTGCTGGGTGTTTAAATCAGCACTGGGGTTTAAATCAGCACTGGGTGTTTATAAATCAGCACTGGGGTTTAAGTCAGCACTGGGTGTTTATAAATCAGCACTGGGTGTTTAAATCAGTGCTGGGTGTTTATAAATCAGCAATGGGTGTTTAAATCAATGCTGGGTGGTTAAATCAGCTCTGGGTGGTTATAAATCAACACTGGGTGTATAAATCAGCGCTGGGCATTTATAATTTTATTAATCAATGCTGGGTGTTTAAATCAGCGCTGACTGTTTATAAATCAGCACTGGATGTTTATAAGTCAACACTGGTGGGTGTTTATAAATCACTGCTGAGTGTTTATAAATCAATGCTGGGTGTTTAAATCAGTGCTGGGTGTTTATAAATCAACACTGGGTGTTTAACTCAGGGCTGGGTGTTTATAATTCAACACTGGTGGGAGTTTATAAATCAATACTTGGTGTTTAAATCAGCGCTGGGTGGTTATAAATCAGTGCTGGGTGTTTAAATCAGTGCTGGGTGGTTATAAATCAACACTGAGTGTTTAATTCAGTGCTGGGTATTTATAAGTCAACACTGGGTGTTTAAATCAGCACTGGGCATTTATAAGTCAAAACTGGGTGTTTAAATCCGTGCTGGGTGTTTATAAATCAACACTGGGTGTTTAAATCAGGGCTGGGTGTTTATAAGTCAACACTGGTGGGTGTTTATAAATCAGTACTGGATGTTTAAATCAATGCTGGGTGTTTATAAATCAacactgtgagatgtgggaggtctgtgacgcttccagcgttccggacgaccacgtctgcaggaagt
Encoded proteins:
- the LOC137381655 gene encoding hepatic and glial cell adhesion molecule is translated as MGCLSKIIGAMLQSQSYLTSFIILLLGHLQGASAQTKLVTGFLHQPICLAVEGNRNESSLVQTISWHRGIQSIVQYQNTAHSTVKIFPKYEGRITYIAENNSLLIHQLSLLDESTYMITTTLNSGLEIHKFINLTVLVPVSEPSITVQTEDAPYPKLTMNCTVKSGSNPQFSWMKDDQILPVDQQFQLSTDRRSLGVSNLTSSDCGTYSCIIQNPVNRVEAQQLITDDHFQDCVRLPTVGPEQHLGTTVAMFCVVGFLVVFLVVFLAIKKYKERQRGLRLREQLNGEEDLFREDKVQNEQSQTNMSSLRDGPQSCQYTYLHFIPRSGSQEEEKDQSGYCTIGPRL